The Toxorhynchites rutilus septentrionalis strain SRP chromosome 3, ASM2978413v1, whole genome shotgun sequence genome includes a region encoding these proteins:
- the LOC129777724 gene encoding putative nuclease HARBI1, whose amino-acid sequence MDSVLLPILAEQEEIGMPCYHRRNHRKSTDFMKLSDEAFIKSFRLSKEAFRYVLEEIENCLTTRKGGLSTEVKLAACLRFFAEGNYQHGAGQDYHIAIAQPTFSKVLTEMLNILERTLCKKWISLNMTEDEQRRAKLHFYQKTSIPGVIMCLDGTHVKIIPPKLNRNLFFNRKGFYSLNVLIVCDDQQRIRFVDPTFQGSNHDSHIWRVSPARTHFEQLHQNGEVNTKILGDAGYPSEPWLVTPFRAAEEGSLESDFNRRHALGRAIVERTIGLLKNRFRCILGARQLHYNPTKCAQIINVCCALHNICLEFGRSQ is encoded by the exons ATGGATTCCGTTTTGTTACCGATTTTGGCGGAGCAAGAAGAAATTGGAATGCCTTGCTACCATCGGCGAAACCACCGAAAATCAACCGACTTCATGAAACTTTCTGATGAAGC ATTCATCAAAAGTTTTCGTCTAAGTAAGGAAGCTTTTCGGTACGTTTTAGAGGAAATTGAGAACTGCCTTACCACAAGGAAAGGTGGTCTATCCACGGAGGTGAAACTCGCAGCATGTTTGCGATTCTTTGCTGAAGGAAATTATCAACATGGAGCAGGGCAAGATTATCACATTGCCATAGCACAGCCCACATTTTCCAAGGTGCTGACTGAAATGCTTAACATTCTGGAGCGGACACTGTGTAAGAAATGGATTTCCCTAAATATGACGGAAGACGAACAGCGGCGTGCTAAACTACACTTCTatcagaaaacatcaattcCGGGTGTTATTATGTGTTTGGATGGAACCCACGTAAAAATTATTCCACCTAAGCtgaatcgaaatttgttttttaatcggAAGGGATTTTATAGTCTCAACGTTCTGATT GTTTGTGACGATCAGCAAAGGATTCGTTTCGTTGATCCTACCTTCCAGGGATCTAATCATGACTCTCATATATGGCGTGTAAGCCCTGCAAGAACTCACTTTGAGCAGCTTCACCAAAATGGTGAAGTTAATACTAAGATTCTAG gtgatgctGGTTATCCATCGGAACCTTGGTTAGTAACGCCATTCAGAGCAGCGGAGGAAGGGAGTTTGGAGAGCGATTTTAATCGCAGGCATGCCTTGGGTCGTGCTATCGTCGAGCGGACAATCGGTTTACTAAAAAATCGGTTTAGATGCATCCTTGGCGCGAGACAACTTCACTACAATCCTACTAAATGCGCTCAAATTATAAATGTATGCTGTGCACTTCACAATATATGCTTAGAATTTGGTCGTTCTCAGTAG
- the LOC129777725 gene encoding uncharacterized protein LOC129777725 → MEKNKNKTTTKNQFERIVLLLEQEPDIAKGFSRGNSGPFWDDLAAEVNSLGPPIRDGSGWKKVWADYKSGLKRKLAHNKREQRATGGGPNKIINLSELEEQAVLLTGLLATVEGIPGTSSHGTQLGSPSGEPQDADQENFIYYGTSDECDGINNTIHFQSSQPKKSRPSTTRLLELQVEQQNKFHTNVKSLLKNTNKNLSDLVHYQRQSARAILSVDATLKEHLSEQKRHNHEMEKIALEKSIATNP, encoded by the exons AT ggaaaaaaacaaaaacaaaacaaccactAAAAATCAGTTCGAGCGGATTGTGCTGCTTCTGGAGCAAGAGCCGGACATAGCAAAGGGTTTCTCCCGAGGAAATTCCGGACCCTTCTGGGATGATCTGGCGGCAGAAGTCAATAGTTTGGGACCGCCTATTCGCGATGGAAGTGGATGGAAAAAG GTTTGGGCGGACTATAAGTCCGGATTAAAGCGAAAACTCGCTCACAACAAACGGGAGCAGAGGGCGACAGGTGGAGGacccaataaaattatcaatttgtcCGAGCTGGAGGAGCAGGCAGTTCTACTAACTGGGTTACTTGCGACCGTGGAAGGAATCCCGGGTACCTCATCTCATGGAACACAGTTGGGTTCGCCTTCGGGTGAACCTCAAGATGCAGACCaggaaaattttatatattatggTACTTCCGACGAGTGTGACGGTATCAATAATACCATTCACTTCCAGTCCTCTCAGCCGAAAAAATCCAGACCTTCTACCACGAGGCTATTAGAGCTGCAAGTCgagcaacaaaacaaatttcacaCCAATGTGAAATCCCtgttaaaaaacacaaataagAATTTGAGTGATCTGGTTCATTATCAGCGCCAATCAGCTCGAGCGATTCTTTCCGTGGATGCCACACTCAAAGAACATCTGAGTGAACAAAAACGACATAACCACGAGATGGAGAAGATCGCGCTGGAGAAATCAATAGCGACAAATCCTTGA